The proteins below come from a single Triticum aestivum cultivar Chinese Spring chromosome 5D, IWGSC CS RefSeq v2.1, whole genome shotgun sequence genomic window:
- the LOC123124842 gene encoding low molecular mass early light-inducible protein HV90, chloroplastic, whose product MATVMAMSSFAGAAVLPRGSASRFGARSLPALGRRALVVRAQTEGPSAPPPNKPKASTSIWDALAFSGPAPERINGRLAMVGFVTALAVEAGRGDGLLSQLGSGTGQAWFAYTVAVLSVASLVPLLQGESAEGRAGAIMNANAELWNGRFAMLGLVALAATEIITGAPFINV is encoded by the coding sequence ATGGCTACTGTGATGGCCATGAGCTCCTTCGCCGGTGCCGCCGTCCTGCCGCGGGGCTCGGCCAGCCGCTTCGGCGCCCGGTCTCTGCCAGCGCTGGGCCGACGCGCCCTCGTCGTCAGGGCACAGACCGAGGGCCCGAGCGCACCACCGCCAAACAAACCCAAGGCGAGCACCTCCATCTGGGACGCGCTGGCGTTCAGCGGCCCTGCGCCGGAGCGCATCAAcggacggctggccatggtgggcTTCGTGACGGCGCTTGCGGTGGAGGCAGGCCGTGGCGACGGGCTCCTCTCGCAGCTCGGCAGCGGCACCGGGCAGGCGTGGTTCGCCTACACCGTGGCGGTGCTGTCCGTGGCTTCGCTGGTGCCGCTGCTCCAGGGCGAGAGCGCCGAGGGCAGAGCCGGCGCCATCATGAACGCCAACGCGGAGCTCTGGAACGGCCGCTTCGCCATGCTCGGCCTCGTCGCGCTCGCCGCCACCGAGATCATCACCGGCGCTCCTTTTATCAACGTGTAA
- the LOC123121587 gene encoding glutamate receptor 2.8 yields the protein MELQNVILLLLLTINLAIAQNTSREEAQELHVGVILDLGSIVGKMARTSVSLAMEDFYAVHRNYSTKLVLHIRDSMSDDVQAASQAIDLLENYNVEVIIGPQKSSQAIFISKLGNKSHVPVISFTATSPSLSSKTLPYFVRATINDSAQVNCIASMVKTYGWREVVPIYEDTDYGRGIIPYLVDVLQEVDARVPYQSVIPLSATSEQITLELYKLMTMQTTVFVVHMSFTLASLFFIKAREVGMMNKGYAWIMTDGVTNLIDSLNPSILESLNGAIGVEFYVPKTKELDDFAMRWNMRFQIDNPTDPPLKLNIFGLWGYDTIWAVAHAAAKVGIANATFQKPGATRNSISLETLETSSNGPKLLQAILQNKFRGLSGNIDLSNRQLQISTFRIINVVGKGWRDIGFWTAQNELSQHLNKTRQATTHLNPVIWPGESIEIPRGFKIPVSGKKLQVGVCTSGYPEFVKVEKDHITGATKAIGFSVDVFEEAVKRLPYAVPYEYVLFSTKDDGSAEDYNDFVYQVYLEKYDIVIGDITIRYNRTFYADFTLPYTESGIAMVVPVRDSINKNTWVFLKPLEPGMWFGSIVFFIYTEELVQRFLSRIVLIIWLVFLMVLTSSYTASLTSMLTVQQLQPTVTDVHELLKSGEYVGYHRGSYVKGLLEELGFDRSKIKPYNSPEDFHNALSRGSNNGGIAALVHEVPYIKLFLANHCKGYTMVGPIYKAAGFGYALSKGNPLIGDISKAILNVTGGDTMIQIEKKWIGDRNNCQNLGPVTGSSRLTFANFRGLFILTGVASTSSLLIALIIYFYKKKQSINIVLDNGNRPEESGMNEENSEAQEGNQGGDEQNTQQAGQEESGLEEQTSLEVVSETTDRQALLCPTMGQLSFSGVK from the exons ATGGAGCTGCAAAATGTCATCCTGCTCCTCTTGCTGACAATCAACCTTGCTATCGCCCAAAACACTTCTAGAGAAGAAGCACAGGAACTCCATGTTGGGGTTATCCTTGACTTGGGGTCCATTGTTGGCAAAATGGCACGGACCAGCGTTTCACTGGCTATGGAGGACTTCTATGCTGTTCATCGGAACTATAGCACCAAGCTTGTCCTCCACATCAGAGATTCCATGAGTGATGATGTCCAAGCTGCATCTCAAG CTATTGACCTGCTAGAGAATTACAATGTAGAAGTCATCATTGGTCCTCAGAAATCTTCGCAAGCTATATTTATCTCAAAACTTGGAAACAAAAGTCATGTCCCAGTCATATCCTTCACGGCAACAAGCCCATCTCTATCATCTAAAACTCTTCCATATTTTGTGCGAGCAACAATAAATGACTCGGCACAGGTAAATTGCATTGCCTCCATGGTTAAAACCTATGGGTGGAGAGAGGTGGTGCCTATCTATGAAGACACTGACTATGGTAGAGGTATCATACCATACCTTGTTGATGTGCTACAAGAAGTTGATGCCCGTGTTCCCTACCAAAGTGTGATCCCTTTGTCAGCAACTAGTGAACAAATTACTCTAGAACTCTATAAGCTGATGACAATGCAAACGACAGTCTTTGTTGTACATATGTCATTTACCTTGGCCTCCCTCTTCTTCATAAAGGCAAGAGAAGTAGGGATGATGAACAAAGGATATGCATGGATCATGACAGATGGAGTAACCAATCTAATAGATTCACTGAATCCTTCTATCCTAGAATCATTGAATGGTGCCATAGGTGTTGAGTTTTATGTTCCCAAAACCAAGGAACTTGATGACTTCGCCATGAGATGGAATATGAGGTTCCAGATTGACAACCCAACTGATCCACCATTGAAATTAAACATCTTTGGACTATGGGGCTATGATACAATCTGGGCAGTAGCACATGCCGCAGCAAAAGTTGGAATTGCAAATGCCACATTTCAGAAACCAGGTGCCACAAGAAATTCAAtaagtttggaaaccttggaaacaTCTAGTAATGGTCCAAAACTGTTGCAAGCAATCCTGCAGAATAAATTTAGAGGCCTCAGTGGCAATATTGACCTTTCAAATAGGCAGCTGCAAATTTCAACATTTCGGATAATAAATGTAGTAGGGAAAGGATGGAGAGATATTGGATTCTGGACTGCACAAAATGAACTCTCACAGCACTTAAATAAAACCAGACAGGCAACAACACATCTAAATCCAGTTATCTGGCCAGGAGAGTCCATAGAAATACCCCGAGGTTTTAAGATTCCTGTAAGCGGGAAGAAACTTCAAGTTGGTGTGTGCACAAGTGGATATCCGGAATTTGTGAAGGTCGAAAAGGATCATATCACAGGTGCAACTAAAGCAATCGGTTTTTCAGTGGATGTATTTGAAGAGGCAGTTAAGAGACTTCCTTATGCAGTCCCTTATGAATATGTCCTATTTAGTACCAAGGATGATGGAAGTGCCGAAGATTACAATGATTTTGTCTACCAAGTTTATCTTGAG AAATATGATATAGTAATTGGAGACATAACAATAAGGTATAACAGAACATTCTATGCTGACTTCACTCTGCCATACACAGAATCAGGAATAGCAATGGTTGTTCCAGTCAGGGATAGCATAAACAAGAATACATGGGTTTTCTTGAAGCCACTAGAACCTGGAATGTGGTTTGGAAGCATTGTATTCTTCATCTACACTG AGGAGCTTGTGCAACGCTTTCTGTCCCGGATAGTTTTGATCATTTGGTTGGTTTTCCTGATGGTACTTACATCAAGTTACACTGCAAGCTTGACATCAATGCTAACAGTACAGCAGCTTCAGCCAACTGTAACAGATGTGCACGAACTCCTAAAAAGTGGAGAATATGTAGGATACCACCGTGGCTCCTACGTCAAGGGACTTTTGGAAGAACTTGGTTTTGACAGGTCGAAGATAAAGCCCTATAATTCCCCTGAAGATTTTCACAACGCACTTTCAAGAGGAAGCAACAATGGTGGTATTGCTGCACTTGTGCATGAGGTTCCATACATTAAACTGTTTCTGGCAAATCACTGCAAAGGGTACACTATGGTGGGACCAATTTATAAGGCTGCAGGTTTTGGATAT GCATTATCAAAGGGAAATCCCTTGATTGGAGACATCTCCAAGGCAATCCTCAACGTAACTGGGGGTGATACCATGATTCAAATTGAGAAGAAATGGATTGGAGATCGAAACAATTGCCAGAACTTGGGCCCAGTAACTGGTTCAAGCAGACTCACATTTGCCAACTTCAGGGGATTATTTATCCTTACTGGAGTTGCTTCAACTTCTTCCCTTTTGATAGCATTGATAATTTATTTCTACAAAAAGAAGCAATCAATAAATATTGTGTTAGACAATGGGAATCGACCAGAAGAAAGTGGAATGAATGAGGAAAATAGTGAGGCCCAAGAAGGAAATCAAGGAGGAGATGAACAAAATACACAGCAAGCAGGCCAGGAGGAAAGTGGGCTAGAAGAACAGACCAGTTTAGAAGTGGTATCTGAGACAACTGACAGACAAGCATTGTTATGCCCAACAATGGGTCAACTGTCGTTTTCAGgggtaaaataa